One window of Quercus robur chromosome 5, dhQueRobu3.1, whole genome shotgun sequence genomic DNA carries:
- the LOC126726350 gene encoding GDSL esterase/lipase At5g45670-like, whose amino-acid sequence MEYNKMWVVCTVVLVLSLWYRVEGDPQVPCYFIFGDSLVDNGNNNQLQSLAKSIYPPYGIDFPGGPTGRFSNGKTTADVIAELLGFDDYIPPFVSASGRDILKGVNYASAAAGIREETGRQLGDRISFSRQVKNYQNTVSQVVNLLGNDSAADYLSKCIYSIGLGSNDYLNNYFMPIFYSTGSQYTPEQYADVLIHKYNQQLKVLYDYGARKMALFGIGSIGCSPNELAQNSPDGKTCVKRINSANQIFNSKLKSLVNTLNNNLSDARFIYIDSYGIFQDIINSPSTYGFKVTNAGCCGVGRNNGLITCLPLQAPCQNRNEYLFWDAYHPTEAGNAIVAKRAYSAQAASDAYPVDIRGLAQI is encoded by the exons ATGGAGTATAACAAAATGTGGGTTGTGTGTACAGTAGTATTGGTGTTGAGTTTATGGTATAGGGTAGAAGGGGATCCCCAAGTACCTTGTTACTTCATTTTTGGGGACTCATTGGTGGATAATGGCAATAATAATCAACTCCAATCGTTGGCTAAATCAATCTACCCGCCTTATGGGATCGACTTCCCCGGTGGACCGACTGGAAGGTTTTCCAATGGGAAAACCACTGCTGATGTGATTG CTGAGCTTTTGGGTTTCGATGATTATATACCTCCCTTTGTAAGTGCAAGTGGCCGAGACATTTTGAAAGGAGTGAATTATGCTTCTGCAGCTGCGGGAATTAGGGAGGAAACTGGGCGGCAACTG GGAGATAGGATTAGCTTCAGTAGGCAAGTGAAAAACTACCAAAACACAGTCTCACAAGTGGTAAACTTGCTAGGGAATGACTCAGCTGCAGATTATTTGAGCAAGTGTATATATTCAATTGGATTGGGCAGCAATGACTATCTTAATAACTATTTCATGCCCATATTTTACTCAACCGGCAGCCAATATACACCTGAACAATATGCTGATGTCCTAATTCATAAATATAATCAGCAACTCAAG GTTTTGTATGATTATGGAGCAAGGAAAATGGCCTTGTTTGGAATTGGATCAATAGGCTGCAGCCCCAATGAATTGGCTCAAAATAGCCCTGATGGTAAGACGTGTGTAAAAAGAATCAATTCAGCCAACCAAATATTCAACAGCAAGTTGAAATCTCTGGTCAATACACTCAACAACAATCTCTCAGATGCAAGATTTATCTATATAGACTCTTATGGGATCTTCCAAGATATAATAAACAGCCCTTCAACTTATG gtttcaaagtAACGAATGCCGGGTGCTGTGGAGTAGGGAGGAACAATGGGCTAATTACATGTCTACCTTTGCAAGCTCCATGTCAAAATAGGAATGAGTATCTGTTTTGGGATGCTTATCATCCAACTGAGGCAGGGAATGCAATTGTGGCCAAGAGAGCTTATAGTGCTCAAGCTGCATCGGATGCTTATCCGGTTGATATCCGCGGATTAGCCCAGATTTAG